Proteins encoded by one window of Agelaius phoeniceus isolate bAgePho1 chromosome 5, bAgePho1.hap1, whole genome shotgun sequence:
- the LOC143694009 gene encoding inositol 1,4,5-trisphosphate receptor-interacting protein-like 1: MEVRAKLQEKEKIRLEREVEQLVLVKQGALAWGDLLCSAWQHWQLWALAGLLLLLLAQWYMWRKGSLRREEQGEGHDGVNEEEVENVDAYEEDVGNEDEGDSDMEEEEDDSDDGRAEDVDNAAANEERDAANEVGNEAANAANVNDVGSQVEEYRDGADNFGRIIMERIQWPVRDLQEGCMWTRRLMEHFAIYFRRVLSNSFYPVLQGAIGVGSAFEGWSPREQDVVYQVLIPMTPPRGHSFHLELGTAGQRRLRNFHIRVQQECTCTSERQGENMLCFLHHPEEELRRHQDPSLLHTLCTGSYLDVGKTARWFYQLVRAIWPALLESHHWHLVLLPPRRSCQFKVTNGRESYRIEMLFGVRQGNSDVFVSSQPRQAHTSSIIWPESYAVAEMKFFRYIARRAPPDSLHLKCLQFFTRLQLGLGFSTYTIKTIVMHLLSILPVSQWRRRHFVRRLMDISESLRACVEMRRLNHFIVGNQRLPEGIHLPPEVLMARSCNLFHHLVMDPVAHSQAMSQYVDLHHWLKRILKNEQ, from the coding sequence ATGGAGGTGCGTGCCAAGctccaggaaaaggagaagattCGTCTGGAGCGGGAGGTGGAGCAGCTGGTCCTGGTGAAGCAGGGTGCCTTGGCCTGGGGagacctgctctgctctgcctggcagcactggcagctctgggctcttgctgggctcctgctccttctcttgGCACAGTGGTATATGTGGAGGAAAGGGAGCCTGaggagagaggagcaaggagaagGACACGATGGTGTAAATGAAGAGGAAGTTGAAAATGTGGATGCATATGAAGAAGACGTTGGAAATGAAGATGAGGGAGACAGTgacatggaggaggaggaagatgacaGTGATGATGGCCGTGCAGAGGATGTCGACAATGCTGCTGCGAATGAAGAGCGTGATGCTGCAAATGAAGTTGGCAATGAGGCTGCCAATGCAGCAAACGTCAATGATGTTGGAAGTCAAGTGGAAGAATACCGTGATGGTGCCGATAACTTTGGAAGAATCATAATGGAGCGCATACAGTGGCCTGTGCGGGACCTGCAGGAAGGATGCATGTGGACAAGAAGGCTGATGGAGCattttgcaatttattttcGACGGGTCTTGTCCAACAGTTTCTATCCGGTACTGCAAGGAGCCATTGGGGTGGGCAGTGCCTTTGAAGGTTGGAGTCCTCGTGAGCAGGATGTTGTGTACCAGGTGCTCATACCCATGACACCTCCCCGAGGGCACAGCTTCCACctagagctgggcactgcagggcagaggcGCTTGAGGAACTTCCACATCCGCGTGCAGCAGGAGTGCACCTGCACGAGCGAGCGGCAGGGTGAGAACATGCTGTGCTTCCTGCACCAccctgaggaggagctgaggaggcATCAGGATCCCAGCCTCCTTCATACCCTGTGCACGGGCTCCTACCTGGACGTGGGCAAAACTGCCCGCTGGTTCTACCAGCTGGTGAGAGCAATCTGGCCGGCTTTGCTTGAGTCACACCACTGGCATTTAGTGCTGCTGCCCCCCAGACGCTCCTGCCAGTTCAAGGTGACCAATGGCAGAGAAAGCTACCGGATCGAGATGCTGTTTGGGGTGCGGCAAGGCAACTCAGACGTCTTTGTAAGCAGCCAGCCTAGGCAAGCCCACACCTCCAGCATAATCTGGCCGGAGAGCTACGCTGTGGCCGAGATGAAGTTCTTCAGGTACATCGCCAGGCGGGCTCCCCCTGACAGCTTGCACCTGAAATGCCTGCAATTCTTCACTCGTCTTCAGCTGGGCTTAGGCTTCTCCACCTATACCATCAAGACCATTGTCATGCACCTCCTGAGCATCTTGCCCGTGTCACAGTGGCGCAGGAGACATTTTGTGAGGCGGCTGATGGATATCAGCGAGAGCCTGCGCGCGTGTGTGGAAATGAGACGCCTCAATCACTTCATTGTGGGCAACCAGAGGCTTCCTGAGGGGATCCACTTGCCCCCAGAGGTCCTAATGGCCAGGTCATGCAATCTCTTCCATCACCTGGTGATGGATCCGGTTGCCCACTCCCAGGCAATGAGCCAGTACGTGGATCTGCACCATTGGTTGAAACGGATCCTTAAAAATGAACAGTGA
- the LOC143694010 gene encoding inositol 1,4,5-trisphosphate receptor-interacting protein-like 1 → MEVRAKLQEEEKIRLEREVEQLVLVKQGALAWGDLLCSAWQHWQLWALAGLLLLLLAQWYMWRKGSLRREEQGEGHDGVNEEEVENVDAYEEDVGNEDEGDSDMEEEEDDSDDGRAEDVDNAAANEERDAANEVGNEAANAANVNDVGSQVEEYRDGADNFGRIIMERIQWPVRDLQEGCMWTRRLMEHFAIYFRRVLSNSFYPVLQGAIGVGSAFEGWSPREQDVVYQVLIPMTPPRGHSFHLELGTAGQRRLRNFHIRVQQECTCTSERQGENMLCFLHHPEEELRRHQDPSLLHTLCTGSYLDVGKIARWFYQLVRAIWPALLESHHWHLVLLPPRRSCQFKVTNGRESYRIEMLFGVRQGNSDVFVSSQPRQAHTSSIIWPESYAVAEMKFFRYIARRAPPDSLHLKCLQFFTRLQLGLGFSTYTIKTIVMHLLSILPVSQWRRRHFVRRLMDISESLRACVEMRRLNHFIVGNQRLPEGIHLPPEVLMARSCNLFHHLVMDPVAHSQAMSQYVDLHHWLKRILKNEQ, encoded by the coding sequence ATGGAGGTGCGTGCCAAGctccaggaagaggagaagatTCGTCTGGAGCGGGAGGTGGAGCAGCTGGTCCTGGTGAAGCAGGGTGCCTTGGCCTGGGGagacctgctctgctctgcctggcagcactggcagctctgggctcttgctgggctcctgctccttctcttgGCACAGTGGTATATGTGGAGGAAAGGGAGCCTGaggagagaggagcaaggagaagGACACGATGGTGTAAATGAAGAGGAAGTTGAAAATGTGGATGCATATGAAGAAGACGTTGGAAATGAAGATGAGGGAGACAGTgacatggaggaggaggaagatgacaGTGATGATGGCCGTGCAGAGGATGTCGACAATGCTGCTGCGAATGAAGAGCGTGATGCTGCAAATGAAGTTGGCAATGAGGCCGCCAATGCAGCAAACGTCAATGATGTTGGAAGTCAAGTGGAAGAATACCGTGATGGTGCCGATAACTTTGGAAGAATCATAATGGAGCGCATACAGTGGCCTGTGCGGGACCTGCAGGAAGGATGCATGTGGACAAGAAGGCTGATGGAGCattttgcaatttattttcGACGGGTCTTGTCCAACAGTTTCTATCCGGTACTGCAAGGAGCCATTGGGGTGGGCAGTGCCTTTGAAGGTTGGAGTCCTCGTGAGCAGGATGTTGTGTACCAGGTGCTCATACCCATGACACCTCCCCGAGGGCACAGCTTCCACctagagctgggcactgcagggcagaggcGCTTGAGGAACTTCCACATCCGCGTGCAGCAGGAGTGCACCTGCACGAGCGAGCGGCAGGGTGAGAACATGCTGTGCTTCCTGCACCAccctgaggaggagctgaggaggcATCAGGATCCCAGCCTCCTTCATACCCTGTGCACGGGCTCCTACCTGGACGTGGGCAAAATTGCCCGCTGGTTCTACCAGCTGGTGAGAGCAATCTGGCCGGCTTTGCTTGAGTCACACCACTGGCATTTAGTGCTGCTGCCCCCCAGACGCTCCTGCCAGTTCAAGGTGACCAATGGCAGAGAAAGCTACCGGATCGAGATGCTGTTTGGGGTGCGGCAAGGCAACTCAGACGTCTTTGTAAGCAGCCAGCCTAGGCAAGCCCACACCTCCAGCATAATCTGGCCGGAGAGCTACGCTGTGGCCGAGATGAAGTTCTTCAGGTACATCGCCAGGCGGGCTCCCCCTGACAGCTTGCACCTGAAATGCCTGCAATTCTTCACTCGTCTTCAGCTGGGCTTAGGCTTCTCCACCTATACCATCAAGACCATTGTCATGCACCTCCTGAGCATCTTGCCCGTGTCACAGTGGCGCAGGAGACATTTTGTGAGGCGGCTGATGGATATCAGCGAGAGCCTGCGCGCGTGTGTGGAAATGAGACGCCTCAATCACTTCATTGTGGGCAACCAGAGGCTTCCTGAGGGGATCCACTTGCCCCCAGAGGTCCTAATGGCCAGGTCATGCAATCTCTTCCATCACCTGGTGATGGATCCGGTTGCCCACTCCCAGGCAATGAGCCAGTACGTGGATCTGCACCATTGGTTGAAACGGATCCTTAAAAATGAACAGTGA